Proteins from one Vicugna pacos chromosome 25, VicPac4, whole genome shotgun sequence genomic window:
- the ANKRD46 gene encoding ankyrin repeat domain-containing protein 46 isoform X3: protein MSYVFVNDSSQTNVPLLQACIDGDFNYSKRLLESGFDPNIRDGRGRTGLHLAAARGNVDICQLLHKFGADLLATDYQGNTALHLCGHVDTIQFLVSNGLKIDICNHQGATPLVLAKRRGVNKDVIRLLESLEEQEVKGFNRGTHSKLETMQTAESESAMESHSLLNPNLQQGEGVLSSFRTTWQEFVEDLGFWRVLLLIFVIALLSLGIAYYVSGVLPFVENQPELVH from the exons ATGTCCTACGTTTTTGTAAATGATTCCTCTCAGACTAACGTGCCCCTGCTACAAGCCTGCATTGATGGAGACTTTAACTACTCCAAGCGGCTTCTGGAAAGTGGCTTTGACCCAAATATTCGTGACGGCAggggcagaacaggccttcaccTCGCAGCAGCCCGAGGCAACGTGGACATCTGCCAGCTGTTACATAAATTCGGTGCTGACCTCCTGGCCACAGACTACCAGGGAAACACAGCACTTCACCTCTGTGGCCACGTGGATACTATTCAATTCTTAGTTTCTAATGGACTCAAAATTGATATCTG CAATCATCAAGGTGCTACACCCTTAGTGCTGGCAAAGCGCAGGGGAGTGAATAAAGATGTCATCCGATTGCTGGAATCTTTGGAAGAACAGGAGGTAAAAGGATTTAACAGAGGAACTCACTCAAAACTGGAGACCATGCAGACAGCTGAAAGTGAAAG TGCCATGGAAAGCCATTCCCTGCTCAATCCCAACCTGCAGCAAGGAGAAGGAGTCCTGTCCAGCTTCCGAACCACGTGGCAGGAGTTTGTAGAGGATCTGGGCTTCTGGAGGGTGTTGCTCCTGATCTTTGTCATTGCTCTGCTGTCCCTTGGTATTGCCTACTATGTGAGTGGGGTGCTGCCCTTCGTGGAAAACCAGCCTGAACTGGTGCATTGA
- the ANKRD46 gene encoding ankyrin repeat domain-containing protein 46 isoform X2, with translation MSYVFVNDSSQTNVPLLQACIDGDFNYSKRLLESGFDPNIRDGRGRTGLHLAAARGNVDICQLLHKFGADLLATDYQGNTALHLCGHVDTIQFLVSNGLKIDICNHQGATPLVLAKRRGVNKDVIRLLESLEEQEVKGFNRGTHSKLETMQTAESERYLSAMESHSLLNPNLQQGEGVLSSFRTTWQEFVEDLGFWRVLLLIFVIALLSLGIAYYVSGVLPFVENQPELVH, from the exons ATGTCCTACGTTTTTGTAAATGATTCCTCTCAGACTAACGTGCCCCTGCTACAAGCCTGCATTGATGGAGACTTTAACTACTCCAAGCGGCTTCTGGAAAGTGGCTTTGACCCAAATATTCGTGACGGCAggggcagaacaggccttcaccTCGCAGCAGCCCGAGGCAACGTGGACATCTGCCAGCTGTTACATAAATTCGGTGCTGACCTCCTGGCCACAGACTACCAGGGAAACACAGCACTTCACCTCTGTGGCCACGTGGATACTATTCAATTCTTAGTTTCTAATGGACTCAAAATTGATATCTG CAATCATCAAGGTGCTACACCCTTAGTGCTGGCAAAGCGCAGGGGAGTGAATAAAGATGTCATCCGATTGCTGGAATCTTTGGAAGAACAGGAGGTAAAAGGATTTAACAGAGGAACTCACTCAAAACTGGAGACCATGCAGACAGCTGAAAGTGAAAGGTACTTAAG TGCCATGGAAAGCCATTCCCTGCTCAATCCCAACCTGCAGCAAGGAGAAGGAGTCCTGTCCAGCTTCCGAACCACGTGGCAGGAGTTTGTAGAGGATCTGGGCTTCTGGAGGGTGTTGCTCCTGATCTTTGTCATTGCTCTGCTGTCCCTTGGTATTGCCTACTATGTGAGTGGGGTGCTGCCCTTCGTGGAAAACCAGCCTGAACTGGTGCATTGA
- the ANKRD46 gene encoding ankyrin repeat domain-containing protein 46 isoform X4: protein MSYVFVNDSSQTNVPLLQACIDGDFNYSKRLLESGFDPNIRDGRGRTGLHLAAARGNVDICQLLHKFGADLLATDYQGNTALHLCGHVDTIQFLVSNGLKIDICNHQGATPLVLAKRRGVNKDVIRLLESLEEQEVKGFNRGTHSKLETMQTAESERYLSAMESHSLLNPNLQQGEGVLSSFRTTWQEFVEDLGFWRVLLLIFVIALLSLGIAYYVL, encoded by the exons ATGTCCTACGTTTTTGTAAATGATTCCTCTCAGACTAACGTGCCCCTGCTACAAGCCTGCATTGATGGAGACTTTAACTACTCCAAGCGGCTTCTGGAAAGTGGCTTTGACCCAAATATTCGTGACGGCAggggcagaacaggccttcaccTCGCAGCAGCCCGAGGCAACGTGGACATCTGCCAGCTGTTACATAAATTCGGTGCTGACCTCCTGGCCACAGACTACCAGGGAAACACAGCACTTCACCTCTGTGGCCACGTGGATACTATTCAATTCTTAGTTTCTAATGGACTCAAAATTGATATCTG CAATCATCAAGGTGCTACACCCTTAGTGCTGGCAAAGCGCAGGGGAGTGAATAAAGATGTCATCCGATTGCTGGAATCTTTGGAAGAACAGGAGGTAAAAGGATTTAACAGAGGAACTCACTCAAAACTGGAGACCATGCAGACAGCTGAAAGTGAAAGGTACTTAAG TGCCATGGAAAGCCATTCCCTGCTCAATCCCAACCTGCAGCAAGGAGAAGGAGTCCTGTCCAGCTTCCGAACCACGTGGCAGGAGTTTGTAGAGGATCTGGGCTTCTGGAGGGTGTTGCTCCTGATCTTTGTCATTGCTCTGCTGTCCCTTGGTATTGCCTACTAT
- the ANKRD46 gene encoding ankyrin repeat domain-containing protein 46 isoform X6, whose protein sequence is MSYVFVNDSSQTNVPLLQACIDGDFNYSKRLLESGFDPNIRDGRGRTGLHLAAARGNVDICQLLHKFGADLLATDYQGNTALHLCGHVDTIQFLVSNGLKIDICNHQGATPLVLAKRRGVNKDVIRLLESLEEQEVKGFNRGTHSKLETMQTAESESAMESHSLLNPNLQQGEGVLSSFRTTWQEFVEDLGFWRVLLLIFVIALLSLGIAYYD, encoded by the exons ATGTCCTACGTTTTTGTAAATGATTCCTCTCAGACTAACGTGCCCCTGCTACAAGCCTGCATTGATGGAGACTTTAACTACTCCAAGCGGCTTCTGGAAAGTGGCTTTGACCCAAATATTCGTGACGGCAggggcagaacaggccttcaccTCGCAGCAGCCCGAGGCAACGTGGACATCTGCCAGCTGTTACATAAATTCGGTGCTGACCTCCTGGCCACAGACTACCAGGGAAACACAGCACTTCACCTCTGTGGCCACGTGGATACTATTCAATTCTTAGTTTCTAATGGACTCAAAATTGATATCTG CAATCATCAAGGTGCTACACCCTTAGTGCTGGCAAAGCGCAGGGGAGTGAATAAAGATGTCATCCGATTGCTGGAATCTTTGGAAGAACAGGAGGTAAAAGGATTTAACAGAGGAACTCACTCAAAACTGGAGACCATGCAGACAGCTGAAAGTGAAAG TGCCATGGAAAGCCATTCCCTGCTCAATCCCAACCTGCAGCAAGGAGAAGGAGTCCTGTCCAGCTTCCGAACCACGTGGCAGGAGTTTGTAGAGGATCTGGGCTTCTGGAGGGTGTTGCTCCTGATCTTTGTCATTGCTCTGCTGTCCCTTGGTATTGCCTACTAT
- the ANKRD46 gene encoding ankyrin repeat domain-containing protein 46 isoform X5: MSYVFVNDSSQTNVPLLQACIDGDFNYSKRLLESGFDPNIRDGRGRTGLHLAAARGNVDICQLLHKFGADLLATDYQGNTALHLCGHVDTIQFLVSNGLKIDICNHQGATPLVLAKRRGVNKDVIRLLESLEEQEVKGFNRGTHSKLETMQTAESERYLSAMESHSLLNPNLQQGEGVLSSFRTTWQEFVEDLGFWRVLLLIFVIALLSLGIAYYD, from the exons ATGTCCTACGTTTTTGTAAATGATTCCTCTCAGACTAACGTGCCCCTGCTACAAGCCTGCATTGATGGAGACTTTAACTACTCCAAGCGGCTTCTGGAAAGTGGCTTTGACCCAAATATTCGTGACGGCAggggcagaacaggccttcaccTCGCAGCAGCCCGAGGCAACGTGGACATCTGCCAGCTGTTACATAAATTCGGTGCTGACCTCCTGGCCACAGACTACCAGGGAAACACAGCACTTCACCTCTGTGGCCACGTGGATACTATTCAATTCTTAGTTTCTAATGGACTCAAAATTGATATCTG CAATCATCAAGGTGCTACACCCTTAGTGCTGGCAAAGCGCAGGGGAGTGAATAAAGATGTCATCCGATTGCTGGAATCTTTGGAAGAACAGGAGGTAAAAGGATTTAACAGAGGAACTCACTCAAAACTGGAGACCATGCAGACAGCTGAAAGTGAAAGGTACTTAAG TGCCATGGAAAGCCATTCCCTGCTCAATCCCAACCTGCAGCAAGGAGAAGGAGTCCTGTCCAGCTTCCGAACCACGTGGCAGGAGTTTGTAGAGGATCTGGGCTTCTGGAGGGTGTTGCTCCTGATCTTTGTCATTGCTCTGCTGTCCCTTGGTATTGCCTACTAT